From a single Pseudorasbora parva isolate DD20220531a chromosome 17, ASM2467924v1, whole genome shotgun sequence genomic region:
- the ubtd1a gene encoding ubiquitin domain-containing protein 1a isoform X2, translating to MGVANSRDYQPTITVVLKRRNEPLKKDKPKWKSDYPMTEGQLRSKRDEFWDTAPAFDGRKEIWDALKAAAVAIECNDLELAQAIVDGASITLPHGSLMECYDELGNRYQLPAYCLAPPVNLVSECNDHNVSEHIEPQEKKETEFQLKVRLSSGKDLRLSATMADSIRQLKKQLQIQEDIDTANQRWFFSGKLLTDKTRLLDTKIQKDFVIQVIVSQPIVPN from the exons ATGGGAGTTGCAAACTCGAGAGACTATCAACCAACGATAACAGTTGTGCTCAAAA GACGCAATGAGCCCCTGAAGAAAGATAAGCCCAAGTGGAAAAGTGACTATCCTATGACGGAGGGCCAGCTGCGCAGTAAAAGAGATGAATTTTGGGACACGGCTCCCGCTTTTGACGGCCGTAAAGAGATCTGGGACGCGCTGAAAGCTGCAGCTGTAGCGATTGAATGTAACGACCTTGAACTAGCGCAGGCTATTGTAGATGGAGCCAGCATCACACTTCCTCATG GATCCCTTATGGAATGCTATGATGAACTGGGAAACCGCTATCAGCTTCCTGCGTATTGCTTGGCTCCTCCAGTCAACCTGGTCTCTGAGTGCAACGATCATAATGTGTCTGAACACATTGAGCCACAGGAGAAGAAAGAGACAGAGTTCCAGCTGAAAGTGCGTCTCTCCTCCGGAAAAGACCTTCGCCTCAGTGCCACTATGGCCGATTCCATCCGTCAGCTGAAGAAACAGCTTCAAATTCAAGAAGACATTGATACCGCCAATCAACGCTGGTTTTTCTCTGGAAAGCTCCTCACGGATAAAACACGTTTACTGGACACCAAGATCCAGAAGGACTTTGTAATACAGGTCATTGTTAGTCAGCCCATTGTTCCCAActag
- the rrp12 gene encoding RRP12-like protein: MVKSGKLRSGAGQKTRRWKKGHSSDSNPETSRYRKAARSRYFSRPSEKSDLTVDALKLHNELQAGSLQRTSDVAGDAMEDQALTEKTSGTFLSGLSDCSNLTFRKVQRYWESSSAAHKEICAVLAAVTEVIRSQGGKETETEYFAALMTTLEAVDSSESVAAVAYLLNLVMKRMPAAVLKKKFSDTAKAFMDVMSNQASSDSLSCLRWILSCLAILIRKQDLSVWSYPSTLQVYHGLLSFTVHSKPKVRKAAQEGICSILRYSDFMFSDNAPSHHPAAVTTAKFCCKELEQSGGSKEDTTTLHVLGLLKELLSGFPLNSVKSCCETLLRVMTLSHVLVTAHAMQAFHKLFCSKLSPSSMSAELNAQIITALYDYVPSENDLQPLLAWLAVMEKAHVHLSSLQSSLSLGHLPRLFAVTMSCLLSPHPQVVSAATLTLKTLINECVASRMAEIEPVLSNTSTGNGACILKMFSIVEEGLSYRFHASWPFVLQILGCFYRAAGKRGHPFMTKSLQSLCDLRATPQFPFSGELDLAVGCAVESMGPEVVLNAMPLLITGTDDDLEFPRSWLIPVIRDHVKNTHLAYFTSHFFPLANTFKQKADELEQSGQKLMAKVYQTLEMQIWTMLPGFCTKPTDLLASFKGIARCLGMALNDRPDLRLCICQALRTLIRCSETGEEKAELNRFSKNFLPILFNVYSQQPKKGEMTSARMAVLETIRVYLTITDQTMVSTFLHKASERLNSEDNFTRLAVIDLIVAMAPFVDEQSMTQTFELIKPFVESKDTGIQKKAYRVLEEMCGGEKASCKAFVLANLEQLKGMLLDTLTSAASPAKRPRLKCLIHIVKQLNEEHLDFITALLPEVILCTKEMSIGARKNAYSLLVEIGNAFLRFCGNPKDAINEYLSHVFIGLTGSATMMTCTVLALTRLVFHYKDSIDVSSLELLLHNVCLLLTSRTRDIVKASLGFLKVLLFSLDVKVLASHVNVIMEGISNMNDMRRHFRVKLKSIYTKLIRKFGFELVKSMLPADQHKVLGNIRKTEARNKRRKLVIKTEEDGSDSEDEKPKVKGESIEDILAETDSADSDEDEKPKKGLKKPLKGKAWLKEGVSDEPLNFLDPKAAQRVLATNPNVKKASTAEHGFKVTSDGRLIIKEEDDDDDDNGDKTKDAEMDDVLEEAGVKTRKNPKWKMHDDLDDDMDVKPPMKYKAGGIGIHRPLGGRPEFGTEYKSKKGKGDVKKEGKCDPYAYVPLKKSQLNRRKKAKLQGQFKGMVRGAKKGALSGSKILKKRKT, from the exons ATGGTGAAGTCTGGAAAACTTAGGTCCGGAGCAGGTCAGAAAACAAGGCGGTGGAAGAAAGGTCACAGTAGTGATAGCAATCCGGAGACAAGTCGCTATCGAAAAGCCGCGAGGAGCCGATATTTCAGTCGTCCGTCAG AAAAAAGTGATCTGACAGTAGATGCCTTGAAACTCCACAATGAGCTTCAGGCAGGATCTTTGCAGAGAACCAGTGATGTGGCTGGAGATGCCATGGAAGATCAAGCCCTCACAGAGAAAACCTCTGGGACTTTTCTTAGTGGACTGTCAGACTGCTCCAACCTCACTTTTAGGAAAGTGCAACGGTACTGGGAGTCAAGCTCTGCAGCACATAAAGAG ATCTGTGCTGTATTGGCTGCCGTAACTGAAGTGATTCGCTCTCAAGGAGGAAAGGAGACTGAAACAGAATACTTTGCTGCCTTG ATGACGACACTTGAGGCTGTAGATAGCAGCGAATCAGTGGCAGCTGTTGCATACCTCCTTAACCTGGTCATGAAAAG GATGCCAGCTGCAGTGCTTAAGAAAAAGTTCTCGGACACAGCCAAAGCCTTTATGGATGTGATGTCCAACCAAGCCAGTTCTGACTCTTTGTCCTGCCTGCGATGG ATCTTATCCTGTCTGGCGATTTTAATACGTAAACAGGATCTGTCAGTGTGGAGTTACCCATCAACTCTACAGGTGTACCACGGCCTGCTGAGCTTCACAGTGCACTCTAAACCAAAG GTGCGAAAGGCAGCACAAGAAGGCATTTGCTCCATCCTTCGCTACAGTGACTTCATGTTCTCAGATAATGCCCCGAGCCACCACCCAGCAGCCGTCACCACAGCCAAGTTCTGCTGCAAAGAATTGGAGCAATCGGGAG GGAGCAAAGAAGATACAACCACTCTCCATGTGCTGGGTCTTTTGAAGGAACTGCTGTCTGGATTCCCCCTGAACTCTGTCAAGTCTTGCTGTGAGACCCTTCTCCGTGTCATGACTCTGAGCCATGTG CTGGTGACCGCACATGCAATGCAGGCTTTCCACAAGCTTTTCTGTAGCAAACTGAGTCCTTCTAGTATGTCTGCAGAGCTCAATGCCCAGATCATCACA GCTTTATATGACTATGTTCCTAGTGAGAATGATCTGCAGCCATTACTGGCATGGCTTGCTGTAATGGAAAAAGCCCATGTTCATCTCTCCAG TTTACAGAGCTCTCTGAGTCTTGGTCATCTTCCTCGCCTCTTTGCGGTCACCATGTCGTGTCTATTATCACCGCACCCGCAAGTCGTCTCTGCTGCAACCCTGACTCTGAAG aCTCTGATAAATGAGTGTGTAGCTTCGCGTATGGCAGAGATCGAACCCGTTCTATCAAACACATCAACTGGAAATGGGGCTTGCATTCTAAAGATGTTTAG tATTGTGGAGGAAGGGTTGTCCTATCGTTTTCATGCCTCTTGGCCGTTTGTGCTGCAGATCCTGGGCTGCTTCTACAGAGCTGCAGGAAAACGAGGTCATCCTTTTATGACAAAG AGTCTGCAGTCTCTCTGTGACCTGCGGGCCACACCTCAGTTCCCCTTCTCTGGGGAGCTGGATTTGGCTGTAGGCTGTGCAGTGGAGAGCATGGGTCCAGAGGTGGTCCTGAATGCCATGCCCCTCCTCATCACTGGAACAGA TGATGACCTTGAGTTCCCACGAAGCTGGCTGATCCCTGTCATAAGAGATCATGTGAAGAACACTCACCTGGCTTACTTCACATCACACTTTTTCCCTCTGGCAAACACATTTAAACAGAAAG CTGATGAACTGGAGCAGTCAGGGCAGAAATTGATGGCAAAGGTGTATCAGACCCTAGAGATGCAG ATTTGGACTATGTTACCTGGATTCTGCACAAAACCCACCGATCTGTTGGCATCATTTAAAGGCATTGCTCGCTGTCTGGGTATGGCCCTCAATGATCGCCCTGACCTCCGCCTATGCATCTGTCAGGCTTTGCGAACTCTCATCAGGTGCTCTGAGACAG GGGAAGAGAAAGCTGAATTAAATCGCTTTTCCAAGAACTTCCTTCCCATCCTGTTTAATGTCTATAGTCAGCAGCCTAAGAAAGGGGAGATGACTTCTGCTAGGATGGCTGTCCTTGAGACAATCAGAGTTTACCTCACCATCACAGACCAGACG ATGGTGAGCACGTTCCTGCACAAAGCCTCGGAGAGACTCAACAGCGAGGACAATTTCACACG GCTTGCTGTAATCGATCTGATTGTTGCAATGGCTCCATTTGTGGATGAACAATCTATGACCCAGACATTTGAATTGATTAAACCTTTTGTGGAG AGCAAGGACACTGGCATCCAGAAAAAAGCCTATAGAGTGCTGGAGGAGATGTGTGGAGGAGAGAAAGCATCTTGTAAGGCTTTTGTTCTAGCGAATCTCGAGCAGCTGAAGGGCATGTTGTTGGACACCCTGACATCTGCGGCCTCACCTGCCAAACGG CCTAGACTCAAGTGTCTGATACACATTGTGAAACAGCTCAATGAAGAACACCTTGATTTTATTACGGCTCTGCTTCCTGAG gTAATTCTTTGCACAAAGGAAATGTCTATCGGTGCCCGTAAAAATGCCTACTCTCTTCTGGTTGAGATTGGCAATGCATTTTTGCGGTTTTGTGGGAACCCAAAAG ATGCCATAAATGAGTATTTAAGCCATGTGTTCATTGGACTGACTGGCTCTGCAACGATGATGACCTGCACAGTTCTTGCCTTAACCAGGCTAGTGTTCCATTACAAAG ATTCCATAGATGTGTCCTCATTGGAGCTGCTGCTACATAATGTCTGTCTTCTGCTTACGAGCAGGACACGAGACATTGTCAAGGCCTCTCTTGGCTTCCTAAAAGTTCTCCTGTTTTCTCTAGATGTCAAGGTTTTAGCCAGCCATGTTAATGTTATT ATGGAAGGCATCAGCAATATGAATGACATGCGAAGACACTTTAGGGTGAAACTTAAGAGTATTTACACCAAATTGATTAGGAAATTTGG ATTTGAGCTGGTCAAAAGCATGTTGCCTGCCGATCAACACAAGGTCCTAGGGAACATCCGTAAAACGGAGGCCAGAAATAAGAGACGCAAACTCGTGATCAAGACTGAAGAGGACGGCTCAGACTCTGAGGATGAGAAACCTAAAGTGAAAGGAGAGAG TATTGAGGACATTCTGGCTGAGACGGATTCTGCGGACTCTGATGAAGACGAGAAGCCCAAGAAGGGGCTGAAGAAGCCATTGAAGGGCAAGGCCTGGTTAAAGGAAGGTGTGTCCGACGAACCGCTCAACTTCCTTGATCCAAAAGCAGCGCAGAGGGTTCTGG cTACCAACCCTAACGTAAAGAAGGCTAGCACTGCAGAACATGGATTCAAGGTTACATCCGATGGTCGATTGATCATCAAAgaagaggatgatgatgatgatgataatggtgaCAAAACTAAAG ACGCTGAAATGGATGATGTACTCGAAGAAGCTGGAGTCAAAACT AGGAAGAATCCAAAGTGGAAAATGCATGACGATCTGGATGATGACATGGATGTTAAACCTCCTATGAAATATAAAG CTGGTGGCATTGGAATCCACAGGCCTCTGGGTGGAAGACCAGAGTTTGGGACCGAGTATAAATCTAAG AAGGGAAAAGGGGATGTTAAGAAGGAAGGCAAGTGTGACCCATATGCCTACGTTCCTCTGAAGAAGTCCCAGCTCAATCGCAG GAAAAAGGCCAAACTCCAAGGCCAGTTCAAAGGCATGGTCAGAGGGGCCAAGAAAGGAGCGCTCTCTGGATCGAAAATTCTGAAGAAGAGGAAAACCTAA